Proteins from a genomic interval of Pseudophryne corroboree isolate aPseCor3 chromosome 4, aPseCor3.hap2, whole genome shotgun sequence:
- the RDH13 gene encoding retinol dehydrogenase 13 isoform X2, which yields MPSCIICITTHQCKMISNRDYTGGGPCPSKATIVGKTVIVTGANTGIGKETALELAKRGGRIIMACRDMGKCENAAKEIRGKTLNHNVFSKHLDLASIKSIKEFAKNILQEEEHIDILINNAAIMRCPHWKTEDGFEMQFGVNHLGHFLLTNLLLDRMKNSGQSRIINVSSLAHVAGEIDFADLNWEEKKYNTKAAYCQSKLANILFTTELANRLQGTAVTANSLHPGVADTELGRHTGMHKSTFSSTVLSPMFWFVIKTPRQAAQSTVYLAVAEDIQGTSGKYFNALKEKEPGKQALDEETAKKLWEESAKLVHLDEALQEFKS from the exons ATGCCATCATGCATAATTTGTATAACGACCCATCAATGTAAAATGATTAGCAATAG AGATTATACAGGCGGTGGTCCCTGTCCAAGCAAAGCAACAATAGTAGGAAAGACAGTAATAGTAACTGGTGCTAATACAGGCATTGGAAAGGAAACCGCTTTGGAGCTTGCAAAAAGAG GTGGCAGAATAATTATGGCGTGTCGGGACATGGGAAAATGTGAAAATGCTGCAAAAGAAATCCGTGGAAAAACATTAAATCATAACGTGTTTTCCAAACATCTGGACTTAGCATCTATTAAATCTATCAAAGAATTTGCAAAAAACATACTACAAG AAGAGGAACACATAGACATTCTCATAAACAATGCTGCAATAATGAGGTGCCCTCACTGGAAAACTGAAGATGGGTTTGAAATGCAGTTTGGAGTTAACCACCTGG GCCACTTCCTGCTAACTAACCTGCTGCTAGACAGGATGAAGAACTCTGGCCAGTCCCGTATTATTAATGTATCATCCTTGGCTCATGTAGCAGGAGAGATTGACTTTGCGGATTTAAATTGGGAGGAGAAGAAATATAACACAAAAGCAGCTTACTGTCAGAGCAAGCTCGCCAATATTTTGTTTACTACCGAACTGGCTAATAGGCTGCAAG GAACAGCAGTCACGGCCAATTCCCTTCACCCAGGAGTTGCAGATACTGAACTGGGCAGGCACACAGGAATGCACAAATCTACATTTTCCAGCACAGTATTAA GTCCTATGTTTTGGTTTGTAATAAAAACACCAAGACAAGCTGCACAGTCAACTGTCTATTTGGCTGTGGCGGAGGATATCCAAGGGACATCTGGAAAATATTTCAATGCGTTGAAAGAGAAAGAGCCAGGCAAGCAAGCTTTGGATGAGGAGACTGCAAAGAAGCTTTGGGAAGAAAGTGCCAAGCTTGTGCATCTTGACGAAGCATTACAAGAATTTAAATCTTAA
- the RDH13 gene encoding retinol dehydrogenase 13 isoform X1 — protein MNKYVVGASMVGTLVGASILLKDYTGGGPCPSKATIVGKTVIVTGANTGIGKETALELAKRGGRIIMACRDMGKCENAAKEIRGKTLNHNVFSKHLDLASIKSIKEFAKNILQEEEHIDILINNAAIMRCPHWKTEDGFEMQFGVNHLGHFLLTNLLLDRMKNSGQSRIINVSSLAHVAGEIDFADLNWEEKKYNTKAAYCQSKLANILFTTELANRLQGTAVTANSLHPGVADTELGRHTGMHKSTFSSTVLSPMFWFVIKTPRQAAQSTVYLAVAEDIQGTSGKYFNALKEKEPGKQALDEETAKKLWEESAKLVHLDEALQEFKS, from the exons ATGAATAAGTATGTGGTAGGCGCTTCCATGGTCGGAACACTGGTAGGGGCATCGATCCTTTTAAA AGATTATACAGGCGGTGGTCCCTGTCCAAGCAAAGCAACAATAGTAGGAAAGACAGTAATAGTAACTGGTGCTAATACAGGCATTGGAAAGGAAACCGCTTTGGAGCTTGCAAAAAGAG GTGGCAGAATAATTATGGCGTGTCGGGACATGGGAAAATGTGAAAATGCTGCAAAAGAAATCCGTGGAAAAACATTAAATCATAACGTGTTTTCCAAACATCTGGACTTAGCATCTATTAAATCTATCAAAGAATTTGCAAAAAACATACTACAAG AAGAGGAACACATAGACATTCTCATAAACAATGCTGCAATAATGAGGTGCCCTCACTGGAAAACTGAAGATGGGTTTGAAATGCAGTTTGGAGTTAACCACCTGG GCCACTTCCTGCTAACTAACCTGCTGCTAGACAGGATGAAGAACTCTGGCCAGTCCCGTATTATTAATGTATCATCCTTGGCTCATGTAGCAGGAGAGATTGACTTTGCGGATTTAAATTGGGAGGAGAAGAAATATAACACAAAAGCAGCTTACTGTCAGAGCAAGCTCGCCAATATTTTGTTTACTACCGAACTGGCTAATAGGCTGCAAG GAACAGCAGTCACGGCCAATTCCCTTCACCCAGGAGTTGCAGATACTGAACTGGGCAGGCACACAGGAATGCACAAATCTACATTTTCCAGCACAGTATTAA GTCCTATGTTTTGGTTTGTAATAAAAACACCAAGACAAGCTGCACAGTCAACTGTCTATTTGGCTGTGGCGGAGGATATCCAAGGGACATCTGGAAAATATTTCAATGCGTTGAAAGAGAAAGAGCCAGGCAAGCAAGCTTTGGATGAGGAGACTGCAAAGAAGCTTTGGGAAGAAAGTGCCAAGCTTGTGCATCTTGACGAAGCATTACAAGAATTTAAATCTTAA
- the RDH13 gene encoding retinol dehydrogenase 13 isoform X4 produces the protein MNKDYTGGGPCPSKATIVGKTVIVTGANTGIGKETALELAKRGGRIIMACRDMGKCENAAKEIRGKTLNHNVFSKHLDLASIKSIKEFAKNILQEEEHIDILINNAAIMRCPHWKTEDGFEMQFGVNHLGHFLLTNLLLDRMKNSGQSRIINVSSLAHVAGEIDFADLNWEEKKYNTKAAYCQSKLANILFTTELANRLQGTAVTANSLHPGVADTELGRHTGMHKSTFSSTVLSPMFWFVIKTPRQAAQSTVYLAVAEDIQGTSGKYFNALKEKEPGKQALDEETAKKLWEESAKLVHLDEALQEFKS, from the exons ATGAATAA AGATTATACAGGCGGTGGTCCCTGTCCAAGCAAAGCAACAATAGTAGGAAAGACAGTAATAGTAACTGGTGCTAATACAGGCATTGGAAAGGAAACCGCTTTGGAGCTTGCAAAAAGAG GTGGCAGAATAATTATGGCGTGTCGGGACATGGGAAAATGTGAAAATGCTGCAAAAGAAATCCGTGGAAAAACATTAAATCATAACGTGTTTTCCAAACATCTGGACTTAGCATCTATTAAATCTATCAAAGAATTTGCAAAAAACATACTACAAG AAGAGGAACACATAGACATTCTCATAAACAATGCTGCAATAATGAGGTGCCCTCACTGGAAAACTGAAGATGGGTTTGAAATGCAGTTTGGAGTTAACCACCTGG GCCACTTCCTGCTAACTAACCTGCTGCTAGACAGGATGAAGAACTCTGGCCAGTCCCGTATTATTAATGTATCATCCTTGGCTCATGTAGCAGGAGAGATTGACTTTGCGGATTTAAATTGGGAGGAGAAGAAATATAACACAAAAGCAGCTTACTGTCAGAGCAAGCTCGCCAATATTTTGTTTACTACCGAACTGGCTAATAGGCTGCAAG GAACAGCAGTCACGGCCAATTCCCTTCACCCAGGAGTTGCAGATACTGAACTGGGCAGGCACACAGGAATGCACAAATCTACATTTTCCAGCACAGTATTAA GTCCTATGTTTTGGTTTGTAATAAAAACACCAAGACAAGCTGCACAGTCAACTGTCTATTTGGCTGTGGCGGAGGATATCCAAGGGACATCTGGAAAATATTTCAATGCGTTGAAAGAGAAAGAGCCAGGCAAGCAAGCTTTGGATGAGGAGACTGCAAAGAAGCTTTGGGAAGAAAGTGCCAAGCTTGTGCATCTTGACGAAGCATTACAAGAATTTAAATCTTAA
- the RDH13 gene encoding retinol dehydrogenase 13 isoform X3 gives MACRDMGKCENAAKEIRGKTLNHNVFSKHLDLASIKSIKEFAKNILQEEEHIDILINNAAIMRCPHWKTEDGFEMQFGVNHLGHFLLTNLLLDRMKNSGQSRIINVSSLAHVAGEIDFADLNWEEKKYNTKAAYCQSKLANILFTTELANRLQGTAVTANSLHPGVADTELGRHTGMHKSTFSSTVLSPMFWFVIKTPRQAAQSTVYLAVAEDIQGTSGKYFNALKEKEPGKQALDEETAKKLWEESAKLVHLDEALQEFKS, from the exons ATGGCGTGTCGGGACATGGGAAAATGTGAAAATGCTGCAAAAGAAATCCGTGGAAAAACATTAAATCATAACGTGTTTTCCAAACATCTGGACTTAGCATCTATTAAATCTATCAAAGAATTTGCAAAAAACATACTACAAG AAGAGGAACACATAGACATTCTCATAAACAATGCTGCAATAATGAGGTGCCCTCACTGGAAAACTGAAGATGGGTTTGAAATGCAGTTTGGAGTTAACCACCTGG GCCACTTCCTGCTAACTAACCTGCTGCTAGACAGGATGAAGAACTCTGGCCAGTCCCGTATTATTAATGTATCATCCTTGGCTCATGTAGCAGGAGAGATTGACTTTGCGGATTTAAATTGGGAGGAGAAGAAATATAACACAAAAGCAGCTTACTGTCAGAGCAAGCTCGCCAATATTTTGTTTACTACCGAACTGGCTAATAGGCTGCAAG GAACAGCAGTCACGGCCAATTCCCTTCACCCAGGAGTTGCAGATACTGAACTGGGCAGGCACACAGGAATGCACAAATCTACATTTTCCAGCACAGTATTAA GTCCTATGTTTTGGTTTGTAATAAAAACACCAAGACAAGCTGCACAGTCAACTGTCTATTTGGCTGTGGCGGAGGATATCCAAGGGACATCTGGAAAATATTTCAATGCGTTGAAAGAGAAAGAGCCAGGCAAGCAAGCTTTGGATGAGGAGACTGCAAAGAAGCTTTGGGAAGAAAGTGCCAAGCTTGTGCATCTTGACGAAGCATTACAAGAATTTAAATCTTAA